Proteins from a genomic interval of Brachybacterium vulturis:
- a CDS encoding phosphotriesterase family protein: MAPEDLGVVDYHDHLFQTTPLLPGDELNDEGRSHDEAAALVATGVGCLVEATPIGLGRMPSAVARISRSLGIHVVHTTGVHRESHYPSQPDLTTMSAVQLAEMFRAELIDGFGEGAEASGGGPARSHGRAGLVKVGIGYWSLTTFERRAIEAAGAVSAELGAPVMVHLEHGSAAHEVLTMLAEAGCPEDRVALAHIDRNPDPGLHLELAARGAYLGYDGSARHKSWPDGMLIDCLEQVFAGGGGDRALLGGDVARSSRYESYGGLPGLAYTYRRYLPRVRAAIGEEAVTRLTTVNPAEWLTWRYGPEK, from the coding sequence GTGGCGCCCGAGGATCTGGGTGTCGTGGACTATCACGACCACCTGTTCCAGACGACCCCACTGCTGCCCGGGGATGAGCTGAATGACGAGGGGCGCAGCCACGATGAGGCCGCAGCTCTGGTGGCGACGGGCGTCGGCTGCTTGGTGGAGGCCACCCCCATCGGCCTCGGCAGGATGCCGAGCGCCGTGGCGCGGATCTCGCGGTCCCTCGGGATTCACGTCGTCCACACCACCGGAGTCCACCGAGAGTCCCATTACCCGTCACAGCCAGACTTGACGACCATGAGCGCTGTGCAGCTCGCGGAGATGTTCCGGGCGGAACTTATTGACGGTTTCGGTGAAGGCGCGGAGGCGAGCGGTGGCGGGCCGGCCCGAAGCCATGGCCGCGCAGGCCTCGTGAAGGTCGGGATTGGATACTGGTCGCTCACCACGTTCGAGCGGCGGGCTATAGAGGCAGCCGGTGCTGTGAGTGCCGAACTCGGCGCTCCCGTGATGGTTCACCTCGAGCATGGCAGTGCCGCGCATGAGGTGCTTACGATGCTCGCAGAGGCAGGCTGTCCCGAGGACCGCGTTGCGCTCGCGCACATCGACCGCAACCCCGATCCCGGGCTGCATCTCGAGTTGGCGGCACGTGGCGCATACCTGGGCTACGACGGCAGCGCACGGCACAAGTCATGGCCCGATGGCATGCTGATCGACTGCCTTGAGCAGGTTTTTGCGGGCGGTGGTGGAGACCGGGCGTTGCTGGGCGGAGACGTCGCCCGAAGTAGTCGGTACGAGTCCTATGGTGGGTTACCGGGTCTCGCGTACACCTACCGGAGATATCTGCCGCGCGTACGAGCTGCCATCGGCGAGGAGGCCGTCACTCGATTGACCACGGTGAATCCTGCCGAATGGCTCACCTGGCGATATGGACCCGAGAAATGA
- the eda gene encoding bifunctional 4-hydroxy-2-oxoglutarate aldolase/2-dehydro-3-deoxy-phosphogluconate aldolase, giving the protein MSTDGDSTIEEICRISPVVPVVKVPNVETAVNVAKALVRGGVPVIELTLRTSAAIDAIRAITAEVPEITLGAGTVTTPEQVFLAVEAGARFIVSPGSPRELQEAVLDADIPALLGAATVCEMMQLASRGWRSMKFFPAEAAGGMSYLSSVRGPLPDLQFCPTGGVNRKNASEYLALANVACVGGSWLTPEAAVEAGDWDTIEQLARDASQLRSRTP; this is encoded by the coding sequence ATGAGTACAGACGGAGACAGCACGATTGAAGAGATCTGCCGGATCAGCCCAGTGGTGCCCGTAGTCAAAGTGCCGAACGTCGAGACAGCCGTGAACGTGGCTAAGGCGCTCGTGCGTGGAGGTGTACCGGTGATCGAGCTGACGCTGCGCACCAGTGCGGCGATCGATGCGATTCGGGCGATAACGGCGGAGGTTCCCGAGATCACGCTTGGCGCCGGCACGGTGACCACCCCCGAGCAGGTCTTCCTCGCAGTGGAGGCTGGCGCACGTTTCATCGTCTCGCCGGGATCTCCGCGGGAGCTCCAGGAGGCCGTCCTGGATGCCGATATTCCCGCTCTGCTCGGCGCAGCCACGGTATGTGAGATGATGCAGCTCGCGAGTCGCGGGTGGCGATCCATGAAGTTCTTCCCTGCGGAAGCTGCTGGCGGGATGAGTTATCTTTCCAGCGTTCGCGGACCGCTACCTGATCTGCAGTTCTGCCCCACCGGCGGCGTGAATCGGAAGAATGCCTCGGAATACCTCGCGCTCGCCAATGTCGCGTGCGTCGGTGGATCATGGCTCACGCCAGAGGCAGCCGTCGAGGCGGGGGATTGGGACACGATCGAGCAGTTGGCACGGGACGCCTCGCAGCTCCGCAGCCGCACACCATGA